In Runella sp. SP2, the genomic window GCGTCATAAAAAAGGCTATCGGCAAATTTGGTAGGTTTCTCAAACACACTTTGCACGAGGCGGTACTGGGGCTGAGCCGTGGGAACGAAGAGCGCTTTCCCCTTTTCATACACCTTTCCGTCGATGGTGAGGTTATCGGTCAATTGGTAACATTCGATGTGGTGGTGCAACAGCGTTTGCGTAAAACGGCGTAGGCGCGTTGCGTCCACACTTTCGCCTACTACATAGCCTTTGATGGCGTTTTTGTTCCCTTCCGAAATGGCCGAAGCAAAAAACTCACGTTGGAATTTGAGCAAATTTGGGCGCTCGTCCACGGCAGCTTGGCAGGTAGCCAAGGCGCAGACGAGTTGGTTGCGTATCGTAAACGCAAACGTAACGGGGCCGTTGGGGCTATCTTGTACAAAGCCCCGCGAACTTGCCTGTTCAAACAACAACCCCAGTCCTCCTTCCATGTCGGGGTAGCTGGAGCCGTAGCCTGGGTACAAGTTATCAAACGACTCTTTGGTATAGTAAAACGACCCAATGGCGTTCAACGCTTTTTCGTAGTATTTGGCAAATTTCCCGTTGAGGGTTTTATAAACGTACTGTGGCACGAGTGGGTTTTCGGCGTTTTCTTTGGTAGGCTCAAAGAAAAAAGTGGAGTTAGTACCCATTTCGTGGTGGTCGGTGACGACGTTGGGGAGCCATTGGTGGTAAAACTTCAAGCGGTTCTGGCTTTCGACGTGGACGGCCAGGTACCAGTCGCGGTTGAGGTCAAACCAGTAGTGATTTGTGCGGCCGCCAGGCCATACTTCGAGGTGTTCGCGGTCGTTGTTGTCGGATACCAGAGGAGTGCCACGGTGTTGGTTGACCCAACTCACAAAACGGTCGCGACCGTCGGGGTTGAGCACGGGTTCAATCAAGACCACCGATTCGTCCAACATCTTTTTGGCGTCTTCGTCTTCACAGGCGGCGAAATAATAAGCCGCCAAAATCATGGCTTCTCCTCCCGACGTTTCATTGCCGTGAACGTTGGCCCCGAGCTGAACAAAAACGGGCATTTTGGCTACGTCAGGCATGGCCGCGTTGGGGTCGGTGAGTTTTAAGTGCTCGTTTTGCAGTTCGGGCAACTTGGCCATGTTGGCGGGCGACGAAAAAAATACGACCAAGTGCGGGCGTTTTTCGTAGGTTTCTCCAATGACTTTCACCTGCACGCGCTCCGACAGGCGGTCGAGTTCGTACATGTAAGCCACCAAGCGGTCGTAGCGGGTTTGGTAATCGCCAATCGCGTGCCCCAAAAACTGTTCGGGGGTGGGTATCGAAGGATTAAATTTTTTGTTGGGAAAAAAATAACCGTTTTGGGCATGAAGGCACAGGGTCACGCCCATAAAAAAGGCAAGAAAAAGTTGTCTCATACGAGTAAGTAAATGGTTTGAAGTGAAGTTAGAAGGGCAATAGACAAATATACGTATTTCAGGTTATTGAAAACTTTTTTAAATAAAACTGATAAAACAGTTGTATAACTGAAAAATCAGGTGTAAGTTTGAGGCATGGAAGAACTAACACGCACAGAAGAGCGCATCATGCAAATCATTTGGGATTTGGAACGATGCTTTGTCAAAGACATTATTGAGCGACTCGACGACGAGCCTAAGCCACCTTACAACACGATTTCTTCGGTCGTTCGTATTTTGGAGAAAAAAGGATTTGTTGGGTTCAAAGCCTACGGAAAGACGTACGAATACTTTCCTATTATCCCCAAAGAGTCGTACGGAAAACAAACCTTTCACAAGGTACTGGCCAATTATTTCGACAATTCGCCCGCCAGTTTATTGTCGTTTATGGTCAATGATAAAACCTTGGACGCGGCTGAAATAGAACGACTTCGCCAATTTATAAACAACCAGTAAGATGCTGCTCTTGCTCTATTTGCTCAAAGTGTCGGCCTGTTTGGGGCTATTTTATGGGTTGTACTATTTTCTATTTCGACGATTTACCTTTCATCGTCTCAATCGAATTTACCTGCTGCTGACTTTACTGTTGAGTTTTCTGATTCCGTGGGTAGAAATAGAGCAAAAGCGAATCGTAGAGGTCGTTCCCGTGGCGGAAGAACCTGTCACTTCACCACAAAGTGAGGTTTTTGAGCAAAGCGTCCAATCGTTGGATGGAGAATCTAGTCAACTGATTAACAGTAAATTAAGAGGAGTGGAGCCTATCCCTGAAAAGAAATATTGGTTCGCAACGCTGACGTGGGAACAAGGGAGTATAGTGGGGTACGTTATGGGTCTTTTGGTGTCTTTGGTTGTGTTGACCCGACGACTATGGAAAATTGCACTTTTGAGCAAAAAACGCCAAAACGACGCCAATAAAGACTGGGTAGAAGTATCGGAACCTTTTACTGCTGCCTCGTTTTTTGGGGTTGTCTTTATGAATTCACAGGCGCTCACCGAAGAAGAAACACAGCAAGTGTTGTTGCACGAACAAATGCACGCTCGGCTGTTTCATTCCGTAGATGTGCTGCTGATTGAGCTATGTAAAGTGATTTTATGGTTTAATCCCGCCATATATTTCTATAAAAAATCGCTTGCCGAAATCCATGAATATGAGGTAGATGCGCAGCTAGCGGCTCGCTTTGATGCCAAAACCTACGCTTATTTGATTTTGAAATTGGCGACCCAGTCGTCACATTCTCTGGTCCATTCTTTTGGAAAACATCCCGTCACAAACCGTATTCATTTTTTATTTCAAAAACCAACATCTGCCATGAAAAAACTATTGTATGCCTTTGGATTACCGCTGGGAGTAGCGGGAGTTTTGGCCTTTGCGCCGCGTAAAGAAGTGCTTGTATATAACGAACTACCAGCAACGACTACCCCCAAAGAAGTACCCGCGAAAACGTATCCTTTGAGAGTGCATGATAACAATTTAGCTACTGAACGGACTGAGTCTATGAAAAAACAAAGGCGTTTAAAGCCTTTTGAACCTCAAAAAACGGCTCAAGACGAACGCCTTCCTGACGAAAATTCATACACAGAATTCAATAAGATTGTGCAGGAGATGCGCTCAAAGGATATTTTCTTCAAACGAGTTGAGATTACATCAAAAACAGACGGGATAAAAGAGATGTTGATCTTTGCCCGTGGGGGCGAGGGTACTACCGCAACGGGTTTGGTTATTGGGATGGGCAAATCCCCGATTTATTATTTGGACGGTATGAAGGTGCAAGAGGAAGTTGTGAAGTCACTGAAGCCATCTCACATAAAAAAAGTGGATATCCTCGAACCTGAGTATAATAGATACCCTGCCTTTGTAAAGAAACACAAGCTAGACGTGAAAAATGAAAAAATTGTATGGATGGAAAGAAAGGCCTTTGATTTCAAAAAAGTGCCAGCTCCCAAGCTTGAGCAGAAACTGTCGCTTCGCTCAGGAGGCTCTGTGGATACCATACGTACTTTTCTACCAGCAAATGAATTGGGCACAAATCCGTTAGTTTTTATCAATGGAGAAGAATTTCCAGCAAGTGTCCTGACGCGTGTTGATCCAAGTAAATTTGGGATGACTTACATAGCAAAACCTAATGACTCTAAAGCCATTTTAAAATACGGAATTCGGGCAGTGGACGGCGTGGTGGATATAAAAACGATTGATGATTGCTTTTTCAAAACGGAACAAGAACGGATGTTGGCTGTAGAAAACATGAGAAAAATGCTGAATACGACGAATAAAAGATTGAGCAAGCGTTTTCTTAAAAACAATGAGGGCAATGAGGTGATGATGATTGTCGTGCGAGGTTTTGTGTATGATCAACCATTTTTTTCGGGTTTTGAAAAAAATGCTAAGCTGATTTACATGTTGGATGGAAAACCCGTACAAGAAGAAGAAATCAATCGCTACGAAGGTAAGTTTTACTCAGCGGTTTCGTGGAAAAAAAGTGACAGCAAATCCAAATTTGAAGAACAACACGCGGCACTTATTGACGGATACGACGGGGGAATTGCGCTGAAAACGACCCGCTAAAAATTACTTTTAAGGGCAAAATAGGCCAAAATGAGCGTTTTTTCCTACATTTGGGTAAGTTACACTTTTTCTTAACCCAAACTATGAAAAAAACGCTCTACACCACAGTGCTTTTGGTGGGATTAGGCATGGTTAGTTTTGCCCAATCCAAAAAAGCGCCCAAACTTACCCCCGAACAAGCCCGTCTCGAAAAACTCAAACAAGAGGCAGTGGCTGGCGTTGAGAAACGCGCAGAATTGGGGCAGCAAATCAACGACATGCTCTTCAGTTTTTCGGAACTTGGTTTCCAAGAATTTGAAAGTTCGCGTTATCTGACTGAATTGTTGGAAAAAAATGGTTTCACCATCGAACGCGGTATCGCCAACATGCCCACCGCGTGGCTCGCCAAATGGGGTAGTGGAAAACCCATCATCGCCATTGGCTCGGATGTGGACTGTATTCCTAAAGCGTCCCAAAAACCTGGAGTAGCCTACCAAGACCCCATCGTGACGGGTGCACCTGGCCACGGCGAAGGACACAACTCGGGACAAGCCCTCAATATCATTTCGGCGTTGGCGGTCAAAGACATCATGGAGCGCGAAAAAATCCCAGGTACGTTGGTGTTGTGGCCAGGCGTAGCCGAAGAATTGGTAGGAGCGAAGGCATTTTATGTGCGTGATGGTTATTTCAAAGACGTAGATGCTTGTATTTTTACGCACGTAGCCAATAATTTAGGCGTCTCTTACGGTGATGCAGGAAACAACGGACTTGTCTCGGTTCGCTTCAACTTTGAAGGGGCTGCCGCCCATGCCGCAGGTGCGCCTTGGCGTGGCCGAAGTGCCTTGGATGCGGTCGAATTGATGAACGTTGGCTGGAATTTCCGTCGTGAGCACTTGGAAGTAACACAACGCTCGCATTATGTCATCCCCGATGGTGGCGATCAGCCAAATGTTGTCCCCTCTAAAGCGGCGGTTTGGTATTATTTTCGCGAGCGCTCTTATCCTAAAATCAAAAAACTGTTTGACATCGGCGTGAAAATCGCGGAAGGGGCGGCTTTGATGACCGATACCAAATTTACCTACGAAATTTTGGGGTCGGCTTGGCCTGGGCACTTCAACAAGCCTATTGCGGAAGCGATGTACCAAAACATCAAAAAAGTAGGGCTGCCTACGTGGTCAGAAGAAGACCAAATGCTGGCAAAAGCTTCTCAAAAAGAATTGCAAGCACCGAAAATTTCGGGCTTGGCTACAAAATTGGATACGTTAGGTTTACCTGCTGATTCGCCTACGCGGATGATGGGCGGACAGGCCATGTCGATTGGAGGTGGCTCCGACGACATTGCGGATATTTCTTGGTCATTGCCAACGATTGTGCTGCGTTATCCTTCCAATATTCCAGGCTTGCCAGGCCACCATTGGTCGAATGCCATTTCGATGGCGACGCCTATCGCGCACAAAGGCGTGGTATATGGCGCAAAAGCGGAGGCGATGACGCTGATAGACATGCTGTTGAAGCCAGAAATTATCAAAGAAGCTTGGGAGTATTACCGTAACGAGCAAACCAAAGAGCAGAAGTACGAACCGCTTATTTCGCCCAAAGAAGTTCCTGCGGTGTACCTGAATCGCAACATCATGGAGAAGTTCAAGCCTGAGTTGTCGAAGTATTATTATGACCCCACAAAATACAAAACGTATTTGGAGCAATTGGGTATCAAATACCCGACACTACGCGATGATCAGAAGGAAGATTTGAAAAAAATGAAAGAAAGTGAAAAATAATTGAAAGCGATTCCAACCTTTTCCTCAGTAGGTGCGTCTTTAGGGTGGTAGCTACCTATTAACGCTGACATTCCCGTTTGAATATAAAGACATCTATTGGGGTAAACAATAGAAATTAGTGAAAAAGAGCGTGACCCATGGCCACGCTCTTTTTATGGGGGTCTTGCCCTAAAGGTTGAAAATTTTTCTTATTTTACACTATTTCTTAATGTATCTTCCCTAAGTTTTTTGAAATAAACAAGAGAGAACTATTGGAGACACTCGTTGGTATTTTTATGTTTCTATTTACCACAGCGTACTGGTGTGTCAATAGTGCAGTGGTATGCTCTTTATGCTCTTTCATGGTTTTACTTTGTGAACTGTATCACTTTTGTTACTTCTTTTTCAGTCCTTAGGCTGGTAAACTAATAGCTGTATTCGGTGATTGGGCCAATGTATTCGTACATATGGGGGGGGCATGGTAAAGATACCAAATTGTAACTACTTCTTTCCAAAAACTAAGAACAAAAAGTAACAAGTTTATTTTCTTTCTACCGAACAATGCCTGACAATGTAGTGTATTTACTGTGTATATTTCGCCCAAAATCTTAAAAAATATTGTATGAAAAAATTATTTTCCAAACCAGAATGGTTACTCGTGATAGTAACCTCACTGGGCTATTTTTGCGACGTATATGACATCTTGCTGTTTTCGGCAGTTAGAAAAGCATCGCTAATTGCTATCGGTGTTCCCGAAACGGAACTTGCAAATGTTGGACTTTCGCTTTT contains:
- a CDS encoding BlaI/MecI/CopY family transcriptional regulator is translated as MEELTRTEERIMQIIWDLERCFVKDIIERLDDEPKPPYNTISSVVRILEKKGFVGFKAYGKTYEYFPIIPKESYGKQTFHKVLANYFDNSPASLLSFMVNDKTLDAAEIERLRQFINNQ
- a CDS encoding M14 family zinc carboxypeptidase, encoding MRQLFLAFFMGVTLCLHAQNGYFFPNKKFNPSIPTPEQFLGHAIGDYQTRYDRLVAYMYELDRLSERVQVKVIGETYEKRPHLVVFFSSPANMAKLPELQNEHLKLTDPNAAMPDVAKMPVFVQLGANVHGNETSGGEAMILAAYYFAACEDEDAKKMLDESVVLIEPVLNPDGRDRFVSWVNQHRGTPLVSDNNDREHLEVWPGGRTNHYWFDLNRDWYLAVHVESQNRLKFYHQWLPNVVTDHHEMGTNSTFFFEPTKENAENPLVPQYVYKTLNGKFAKYYEKALNAIGSFYYTKESFDNLYPGYGSSYPDMEGGLGLLFEQASSRGFVQDSPNGPVTFAFTIRNQLVCALATCQAAVDERPNLLKFQREFFASAISEGNKNAIKGYVVGESVDATRLRRFTQTLLHHHIECYQLTDNLTIDGKVYEKGKALFVPTAQPQYRLVQSVFEKPTKFADSLFYDASAWNLPLAFGLAQGEVRTPIAKGARIGQEFMQSTVTIPTKSPYAYLLDYSDFMATKALYRLVSQGILVKVATKAFKIGDKSYSHGALMVPVETQTLSPDALYEAIKAAGQEAGVSFVGVPTGYSQMGVDLGSNTFQKVTKPEALIAVGQGVNGNEVGEVWYWLDTHVGMPITKVDVGMLPRLNLSKYNVIVLVSGQYDRALAPKIKQWVANGGTLVTLKTASEWAIRSDIVKEKLRVNTKADSTALAKRGRINYEDAAASEGSKNTGGTIFEADLDITHPIGFGYKNRKIALYRNNNTFLEPSASPYNTVVQYSDKPYLTGYVHPQSLKKISSSAAVVVAPEGSGRVILFSDNPSFRGIWYGTEKMFFNALFFGANITTPNPLGGE
- a CDS encoding M56 family metallopeptidase; the protein is MLLLLYLLKVSACLGLFYGLYYFLFRRFTFHRLNRIYLLLTLLLSFLIPWVEIEQKRIVEVVPVAEEPVTSPQSEVFEQSVQSLDGESSQLINSKLRGVEPIPEKKYWFATLTWEQGSIVGYVMGLLVSLVVLTRRLWKIALLSKKRQNDANKDWVEVSEPFTAASFFGVVFMNSQALTEEETQQVLLHEQMHARLFHSVDVLLIELCKVILWFNPAIYFYKKSLAEIHEYEVDAQLAARFDAKTYAYLILKLATQSSHSLVHSFGKHPVTNRIHFLFQKPTSAMKKLLYAFGLPLGVAGVLAFAPRKEVLVYNELPATTTPKEVPAKTYPLRVHDNNLATERTESMKKQRRLKPFEPQKTAQDERLPDENSYTEFNKIVQEMRSKDIFFKRVEITSKTDGIKEMLIFARGGEGTTATGLVIGMGKSPIYYLDGMKVQEEVVKSLKPSHIKKVDILEPEYNRYPAFVKKHKLDVKNEKIVWMERKAFDFKKVPAPKLEQKLSLRSGGSVDTIRTFLPANELGTNPLVFINGEEFPASVLTRVDPSKFGMTYIAKPNDSKAILKYGIRAVDGVVDIKTIDDCFFKTEQERMLAVENMRKMLNTTNKRLSKRFLKNNEGNEVMMIVVRGFVYDQPFFSGFEKNAKLIYMLDGKPVQEEEINRYEGKFYSAVSWKKSDSKSKFEEQHAALIDGYDGGIALKTTR
- a CDS encoding amidohydrolase — encoded protein: MKKTLYTTVLLVGLGMVSFAQSKKAPKLTPEQARLEKLKQEAVAGVEKRAELGQQINDMLFSFSELGFQEFESSRYLTELLEKNGFTIERGIANMPTAWLAKWGSGKPIIAIGSDVDCIPKASQKPGVAYQDPIVTGAPGHGEGHNSGQALNIISALAVKDIMEREKIPGTLVLWPGVAEELVGAKAFYVRDGYFKDVDACIFTHVANNLGVSYGDAGNNGLVSVRFNFEGAAAHAAGAPWRGRSALDAVELMNVGWNFRREHLEVTQRSHYVIPDGGDQPNVVPSKAAVWYYFRERSYPKIKKLFDIGVKIAEGAALMTDTKFTYEILGSAWPGHFNKPIAEAMYQNIKKVGLPTWSEEDQMLAKASQKELQAPKISGLATKLDTLGLPADSPTRMMGGQAMSIGGGSDDIADISWSLPTIVLRYPSNIPGLPGHHWSNAISMATPIAHKGVVYGAKAEAMTLIDMLLKPEIIKEAWEYYRNEQTKEQKYEPLISPKEVPAVYLNRNIMEKFKPELSKYYYDPTKYKTYLEQLGIKYPTLRDDQKEDLKKMKESEK